GGAAGGTCATCGTCCAATTTGCCAAGACACTGGTATTGTTAACGTTTTCCTTGAAGTGGGCTTAGATGTTAAATTTGATTTAACAATGAGCTTAGACGATGCAGTAAATGAAGGTGTTCGCCAAGGTTACCTTGAAAACAGCAACGTTCTTCGCGCATCTGTACTTGCAGATCCAGCATTTGGTCGCAAAAATACAAAAGATAATACCCCTGCTGTAATTCACTACAAACTCGTTCCGGGTAACAAAGTAGATATTACTGTTGCTGCTAAAGGTGGCGGTTCAGAAAACAAATCTAAACTTGCGATGCTTAACCCATCTGACTCGATTGTTGACTGGGTACTTAAAACTGTTCCAACTATGGGTGCAGGCTGGTGTCCTCCAGGTATGCTCGGTATTGGTATTGGTGGTACTGCTGAAAAAGCCATGATGCTTGCTAAAGAAGCGCTCATGGAAGAAATTAACATGGACGAATTACTTCGCCGTGGACCAGAGAACAAAATCGAAGAACTTCGTATCGAAATCTTTGAAAAAGTAAACGCACTTGGTATTGGTGCTCAAGGTCTTGGCGGTTTAACGACTGTTCTTGATATTAAAATTAAAGATTACCCATGTCATGCTGCTGGTAAACCAGTAGGTATGATTCCTAACTGTGCTGCAACTCGTCACGCTCACTTCCAGCTTGATGGTTCAGGTGTAGCTCATATTCATGCACCAAAACTTGAAGATTACCCATCTGTAACTTGGGATTCTTCAAAATCTAAACGCGTAAACCTTGATACCATTACTCAAGAAGAAATGGATTCTTGGAAACCAGGTGATACATTACTTCTTAGCGGAACAATGTACACAGGTCGTGATGCTGCTCACAAACGTATGGTTGAAATGATCGACAATGGTGAAGAATTACCAGTTGATCTTAAGGGTAAGTTTATTTACTACGTAGGCCCTGTTGATCCAGTGGGTGATGAAGTCGTTGGTCCTGCGGGTCCTACAACTGCAACACGTATGGATAAATTCACACGTAAAGTATTAGAACATACTGGTCTATTCGGTATGATCGGTAAAGCTGACCGTGGTCCTACAGCAATTGAAGCAATCAAAGACAACAAAGCAACTTATTTAATGGCAGTTGGTGGTGCGGCTTACCTCGTATCTAAAGCTGTTCGCGAAGCTGAAGTTGTTGCGTTTGCAGACTTAGGTATGGAAGCAATCTACAAATTCGTAGTTGAAGATATGCCTGTTTCTGTTGCAGTTGATGTAAACGGTACATCAATTCATGCCATTGCTCCAAAAATCTGGCAAGCAAAAATTGGAAAAATTCCAGTAGTCGACGCTGCGGCAGGCTAATCAAGAAAAGCACCGAATTCGGTGCTTTTTTTATGCATTCTTTTTTTATTTTAAAATCTGAAAAGAATTGTAACAATTACTTCTTCAATCTGTGCTATTAATAAATGCACTCTCTCGCCATATATTGAATATAGGTCATTTCATGACTATTCGCCCTATTCTTAAAAATCTTTCAATCAGCCTCTGCTTAAGCTGTATTACGACAAGTTTATTTGCTTCTCCTGCCAAATTAAGTTCCGTCAAAGAACTCATGCAAATGAGCCAAATTGATTACCTACTTAAAGAATCAATTAATGAATTAACGCCTTACTATGATCAACAGGCAGAACAGATTGTTAGTAATATCACAGGCATCAAAACTTTAGGTCCAAAAGAAAAAGAGGCCGCGAAAAAGTTAGGTTTACTCTTAAAAGATTCGAGCAATCAACTCATTAGCAATCCTAAAACCACCCAAGCCTTACAAGATATTTACTTAAAGACATATTCTGAAGAAGAAATTCAGGCAAATTTGAAGTTTTTAAAAACCCCAGAAGGCCAATCAATTACACGTAAAAACGTACAGATTATGGGGCAAATTTCAGAATATATGATGGAGTTGGGACAACAAACCTTTAATGACCCTAAAGCAAGGGATCATATGCAAGAAGAGATGCTTAAAATTCTTGCCCCACTCATGAAAGATAAAGAAAAGTCTTAACTTTTCTTTATCTTTTGTAGGCCATTACCAAGTTAAAGGATTCCATAATTTAAATGGCTTAATCAGATGTACATCTGACTTTTCATCATATTTGGCTGGCTTTAATTCTTGTGGTTTATGACGTATTTTTCCTGAAGCATCTTCAGCGACAAAGTTGTAGCTAGAAGATTTCAACTCTGTAAATGCAATTTCTCTACGTCCAATATTATCTTGCATTAACATAAATGGGCCAGTGTGTTCACCACGGTCCATTTTGTTCTCTTCATCATATTTCAAATAATAAGACGTTCCAGCCTCAACAGTGATATCCATATATTTCGGTTCTTGAAAATGAATACCCAGTAAAGGGCGGCTCGCAGAAAGACGATAAGTCCCTGCTGGTAATTCAATCCAGTAATAATGATTATGTAGTAGGCTCGGAATGCGCTTGCCATTCACAAAAAGGTTAATCGCAGCGATTTCCTGACGATTCCATTTCGTGTCTGGTCGATAAAGATAAACTACCGCAGCTTGTGCATTTTGTGGCTTGACTGGAGCAAAGGTCTGTCCCAACTTTTGATTGACCCAACCACCTACAGCAAAACCACCCACATGATATTGATCAAATAAACCTGGTTCTTTTTCAACATCAAATTTAGGTAAGGTTGCTGTCAATTCACCCGTATTTTTTTCTAAATGAGATGAACTTTGACAGCCCACAAACAGTCCGGCACAGCACAAAGATACGATTAAATAACGCATGGCATCCCTCAAAGCGTTTTGTTTTTGATTTATTTTTTACAACGCAAAACTATGCGTATTTTGTATTTTTAAGATTAACACCACGCACATAAATTGAAAACAAAAAAAGCATGAATCACTAGCGCGATTCATGCTTTTTAGATGAATGAAATCTATGCAGACTTCGAATCAATAACCTTTAAATCTGCCTTAGCAACACTTTCATGCGTTACAGCTTCTTTAGGTTGACGCTCTGCTTTATAAACAGGTTCTGCTTCACCATTAATTACCGCCTCATTAATGATGACTGTTCCCACATCATTACGGCTTGGTAAATCGTACATGGTTTCAAGCAGTACGTTTTCCATAATAGAACGTAGACCACGCGCACCCGTATTACGTTCAAGTGCTTTCTTCGCAATAGCACGCAA
This region of Acinetobacter sp. XS-4 genomic DNA includes:
- a CDS encoding DUF2846 domain-containing protein; amino-acid sequence: MRYLIVSLCCAGLFVGCQSSSHLEKNTGELTATLPKFDVEKEPGLFDQYHVGGFAVGGWVNQKLGQTFAPVKPQNAQAAVVYLYRPDTKWNRQEIAAINLFVNGKRIPSLLHNHYYWIELPAGTYRLSASRPLLGIHFQEPKYMDITVEAGTSYYLKYDEENKMDRGEHTGPFMLMQDNIGRREIAFTELKSSSYNFVAEDASGKIRHKPQELKPAKYDEKSDVHLIKPFKLWNPLTW
- a CDS encoding fumarate hydratase, translating into MTTIIKQDDLITSIKDALQFISYYHPQDFIQAMSRAYDREENQAAKDAIAQILINSRMCAEGHRPICQDTGIVNVFLEVGLDVKFDLTMSLDDAVNEGVRQGYLENSNVLRASVLADPAFGRKNTKDNTPAVIHYKLVPGNKVDITVAAKGGGSENKSKLAMLNPSDSIVDWVLKTVPTMGAGWCPPGMLGIGIGGTAEKAMMLAKEALMEEINMDELLRRGPENKIEELRIEIFEKVNALGIGAQGLGGLTTVLDIKIKDYPCHAAGKPVGMIPNCAATRHAHFQLDGSGVAHIHAPKLEDYPSVTWDSSKSKRVNLDTITQEEMDSWKPGDTLLLSGTMYTGRDAAHKRMVEMIDNGEELPVDLKGKFIYYVGPVDPVGDEVVGPAGPTTATRMDKFTRKVLEHTGLFGMIGKADRGPTAIEAIKDNKATYLMAVGGAAYLVSKAVREAEVVAFADLGMEAIYKFVVEDMPVSVAVDVNGTSIHAIAPKIWQAKIGKIPVVDAAAG
- a CDS encoding DUF2059 domain-containing protein, whose translation is MTIRPILKNLSISLCLSCITTSLFASPAKLSSVKELMQMSQIDYLLKESINELTPYYDQQAEQIVSNITGIKTLGPKEKEAAKKLGLLLKDSSNQLISNPKTTQALQDIYLKTYSEEEIQANLKFLKTPEGQSITRKNVQIMGQISEYMMELGQQTFNDPKARDHMQEEMLKILAPLMKDKEKS